The genomic interval TTAAGAAAGAGCAAGTGACGATGAAGACAGCATCCTTGAATACAAAGAGAAGCAGCTCATTCAAGGAGCGTCCCGATGGCGGTGCTCCAAAACGTAATCGTCAAAGCAAGAGAGCCATCCGGGAGGATGTACAGGCTGCCGAAGATTTGGAGGAGGAGCGTCGGTTGACGTCGCTATTGTTCGGTACTGGAGAAAGCGATGCATTCATTCCCCCAGCGCGAAGGCTACAGggagaaaagcaaaaagatgACACTATCATCGATGGAGAAGAGGACACGTTGGAATTTGAAATTGACAGAACTGGAAACGACGAAGCTGCTGGTGAAGCAGGATACCACGATTTCATGATTGAAGAAAAGTCAGCTGGCTCGACGAATTTAATAAAAGACAAAGCAAGACCCGATGAGCCAGCGTGggtcgacgaagacgatgttGGATTGGAAGTAAATTTGCTCGCAACGAGCCGATTACGAAAGTTAAGGAAAAGTAAAGCAGAAGTAGCTGCTCTTGCCCTTTGCGGTACCGACCTTGAGGAGCGTTTAAGGCAGCGATATCAACGGACAACCCAAGCGACGGCTCGTACAGACTGGGCTCGTTTAAGTGATAGTTCGACTTTGATTGACAAAGACGCCGGCAATAACGACGAGGACTCGGACTCGGACTTCAAGTCGTTATCGACTTCTCTGTTGCTCCACTCGACCTCGACTAGACGCCTCCCTCCGAACACTTTAAATCTTGTGCGTTGCCCTGACGCAAATCAATCCGACCCAAATCAATCAGTTCTCCAGGCGGTACATTTCCACCCTGCATCTGATGCTGACCAACCACTCCTTTTAACTGCGGGTCTCGACAAAACGCTCCGATTTTTTCAAGTGGGAGTAGACAAAAGTGAAAAAGTGCATGGAATTCATTGTAAGTTGATGTCGTTGCTTTGTTCGAAAATACGCACATTTACAATTTCTGTGATCTCAATTGTCCCCTTCATTAGTCCCTAAACTCCCGATTTATAgtgcttcttttttgggATCGTCAGGTAATGTTGTCGTGAGTGGGCGACGGTCGTTTTTCTATATTTACGACACTGTCGCAGGAAAGCTGGAACTCATTCCCAAAATTTTAGGAAGGGAAGAGCGAAGCTTGGAAAAATGCTTTCCCTCT from Phaeodactylum tricornutum CCAP 1055/1 chromosome 11, complete sequence carries:
- a CDS encoding anthranilate synthase. anthranilate synthetase. chorismate lyase (expressed protein putatively targeted to plastid, Tryptophan biosynthesis), whose amino-acid sequence is RPDEPAWVDEDDVGLEVNLLATSRLRKLRKSKAEVAALALCGTDLEERLRQRYQRTTQATARTDWARLSDSSTLIDKDAGNNDEDSDSDFKSLSTSLLLHSTSTRRLPPNTLNLVRCPDANQSDPNQSVLQAVHFHPASDADQPLLLTAGLDKTLRFFQVGVDKSEKVHGIHFPKLPIYSASFLGSSGNVVVSGRRSFFYIYDTVAGKLELIPKILGREERSLEKCFPSPDGRTIAFVGNDGYIILFDAHAKQWIADLKISGSVRAITFTPDGEYILASGSDGEIYRWDLRTRRCVERFTNQDGTITSYLAASSRHLAVGAESGVVNMFSEHSMGYRAVGHVVVSERNPMKSILNLHTSADMVRFNGDGQILAFSSRREKNSMKLLHVPSATVFSNWPTSKTPLGFVWSMDFSPESKYLAVGNDKGKCLLYRLMHYQ